From the genome of Uranotaenia lowii strain MFRU-FL chromosome 1, ASM2978415v1, whole genome shotgun sequence, one region includes:
- the LOC129740030 gene encoding protein THEM6 → MFSCGLLIALLVLYIIWDVNYFIRCVATLGYGIIFQRKRKVTDKTTIYGLCTTQDVDIFIRHMNNARYVRELDFARFHFYALTGIYGKIKAKGGGAVQGASSVRYRRTIPIFNAYKITTRLVWWDDKAIYLEQQFITLGDGFVRAVAMSKQCITKVNVIELMKQFPGTEKQPEMPAELQQWLESIETSSQKLRKEK, encoded by the coding sequence ATGTTTTCGTGCGGACTCCTGATCGCCCTGCTGGTGCTGTACATCATATGGGATGTTAACTATTTCATCCGCTGCGTGGCTACCCTCGGATATGGGATTATTTTTCAACGCAAACGTAAGGTCACCGATAAAACTACGATTTACGGTTTGTGTACAACGCAGGATGTTGATATCTTTATCCGCCACATGAACAACGCTCGGTACGTTCGTGAACTGGATTTTGCCCGCTTCCATTTCTACGCTCTGACCGGTATCTACGGCAAAATCAAAGCGAAAGGCGGCGGTGCTGTTCAGGGAGCTTCAAGTGTCCGGTACAGGCGAACCATTCCCATCTTCAATGCCTACAAGATAACAACTCGTTTGGTATGGTGGGATGATAAAGCCATCTATCTGGAGCAGCAGTTCATCACCTTAGGCGATGGATTTGTGAGGGCTGTGGCCATGTCCAAACAATGCATCACAAAGGTCAACGTTATAGAGCTTATGAAGCAGTTCCCCGGAACCGAAAAACAACCGGAGATGCCAGCAGAACTTCAACAGTGGCTAGAATCTATCGAAACCTCTAGCCAAAAGTTAAGGAAAGAAAAGTAG
- the LOC129740027 gene encoding nucleotide exchange factor Sil1 translates to MVARMVALVILVLICLRISNAALNLNISSNGSQFVATDDWQEILEGQSIPQGLHVRINLQTGKKEAKLLSDDEEGDSASSRDSSISTIPGEEIQHHDALGPSLSDTRKRLEAALKGIPGDDFKFDEEQLKKINTKYKSYDQIKKDLKEAHLEVTSDSDIMNRLFERFEELYKLSSLTEEDVLDELALMFEDMQYLAHQIDNALNFIDRQGVEKIIWPSLNRTETTVKVMGLRLLGTVVQNNPKAKVAVFERNGGGILLATLSKSITSDEVSAALYALGNLMRKFPYAQSELLNAQGYSLLFSVFEQNIDLRVKAKMITLISDLAQDYANALASGPDIDLITKERYESTLLLEGLRKAKFCERSADFFQLNKAGFLQDENLTEQIVTALSSMRSNLCHETWSNCPLLRHTLLVLRNNLDTRLAECAGDENRSEYLRESQQSIDRFLTELYRKDEL, encoded by the exons ATGGTTGCACGTATGGTTGCTTTAGTTATTCTTGTGCTTATATGCCTGAGAATAAGCAACGCAGCGCTCAACTTAAACATAAGTAGCAACGGTTCACAATTTGTGGCCACCGATGACTGGCAAGAAATTCTGGAAG GTCAATCGATACCTCAAGGATTACACGTTCGTATAAATCTTCAAACTGGCAAAAAGGAAGCGAAACTGTTGAGCGATGACGAAGAAGGTGACAGTGCCAGCTCTAGAGATTCGTCTATTTCGACGATCCCAGGAGAGGAAATTCAACACCATGATGCCTTGGGACCTAGTTTGTCGGACACTAGAAAAAGGCTGGAAGCGGCTCTGAAGGGTATTCCTGGAGATGATTTCAAGTTCGATGAagaacagttgaaaaaaatcaacaccaaaTATAAAAGCTATGACCAAATCAAGAAAGATCTAAAAGAAGCGCATTTGGAAGTCACTAGTGACAGTGACATAATGAACAGACTGTTCGAAAGATTTGAGGAGCTTTATAAACTATCTAGTTTGACTGAGGAGGACGTTTTGGATGAGTTAGCGCTCATGTTCGAGGATATGCAATACTTGGCTCATCAAATTGATAACGCTCTTAACTTCATCGATAGACAaggtgttgaaaaaattatttggcCCAGTCTAAACCGAACGGAGACCACCGTGAAAGTCATGGGTTTGAGGTTGTTGGGTACCGTCGTGCAGAATAATCCCAAGGCGAAAGTTGCGGTATTCGAGAGAAACGGGGGCGGAATACTACTGGCCACCCTGTCTAAGAGTATAACTTCAGACGAAGTTTCTGCAGCACTTTATGCACTTGGAAATTTGATGCGAAAGTTTCCCTACGCGCAATCAGAACTGCTGAATGCCCAGGGTTATAGTCTTCTATTTAGTGTATTCGAGCAAAACATCGATCTTCGAGTGAAGGCCAAAATGATAACATTGATTTCAGACTTGGCACAGGATTACGCGAATGCTCTTGCCTCAGGGCCAGACATTGATCTTATTACGAAGGAACGTTATGAGTCTACGCTTTTGTTGGAGGGTCTTCGCAAGGCTAAATTTTGTGAGCGATCTGCTGACTTTTTCCAACTGAACAAAGCAGGATTTCTGCAGGATGAAAATCTCACCGAACAGATAGTAACCGCTTTGTCCAGTATGCGCAGTAATCTGTGCCACGAAACATGGTCGAACTGTCCACTTCTAAGGCATACTCTACTGGTGCTGCGTAACAATCTCGATACTCGATTGGCGGAATGTGCTGGCGATGAAAATCGTTCCGAATATTTAAGAGAGTCTCAGCAAAGCATCGATCGATTTCTGACTGAGCTGTACCGAAAAGATGAGTTGTGA